The proteins below come from a single Jaculus jaculus isolate mJacJac1 chromosome 12, mJacJac1.mat.Y.cur, whole genome shotgun sequence genomic window:
- the Plpbp gene encoding pyridoxal phosphate homeostasis protein encodes MWRAGSMSAELGVGFALRAVNERVQQAVARRPRDLPAIQPRLVAVSKTKPADMVIEAYGHGQRTFGENYVQELLEKASNPKILSSCPEIKWHFIGHLQKQNVNKLMAVPNLFMLETVDSAKLADKVNSSWQKKGSTEKLKVMIQINTSGEDSKHGLPPSGTIAMVEHIKANCPSLEFVGLMTIGSFGHDLNQGPNPDFQVLVSLREELCKKLSIPTDQVELSMGMSMDFQHAIEVGSTNVRIGSTIFGERDYSKKPALDKTTAELAAPVAAAQEP; translated from the exons ATGTGGAGAGCCGGCAGCATGTCCGCGGAGCTGGGAGTTGGGTTCGCGCTGCGGGCAGTGAACGAGCGCGTCCAGCAGGCTGTGGCGCGGCGGCCCCGG GACCTCCCAGCCATCCAGCCCCGGCTAGTGGCAGTCAGCAAAACCAAACCTGCAGACATGGTGATTGAAGCCTACGGTCATGGCCAGCGCACTTTTGGAGAGAACTAT GTTCAGGAACTACTAGAAAAAGCATCAAATCCTAAG ATTCTGTCTTCATGTCCTGAGATCAAATGGCACTTCATTGGCCATTTACAGAAACAAAATGTTAACAAGTTGATGG CTGTCCCCAACCTCTTCATGCTGGAAACAGTAGACTCGGCGAAGTTGGCAGACAAAGTGAATAGTTCCTGGCAGAAGAAAGGTTctactgaaaaattaaaagtcaTGATCCAAATTAACACCAGTGGAGAGGATA GTAAACACGGCCTTCCACCCTCAGGGACAATTGCCATGGTGGAACACATAAAGGCCAACTGTCCCAGCCTGGAGTTTGTGGGGCTCATGACCATAGGAAGCTTTGGACATGATCTTAATCAAGGACCAAACCCAGACTTCCAG GTGCTGGTGTCCCTACGGGAAGAGCTCTGTAAAAAGCTGAGTATTCCTACAGACCAGGTTGAGCTGAGCATGGGCATGTCCATGGACTTTCAGCATGCA ATTGAGGTAGGATCTACAAATGTCCGGATAGGAAGCACTATTTTTGGAGAACGGGATTACTCAAAGAAACCTGCCCTAGACAAGACCACAGCTGAGCTGGCGGCCCCAGTGGCGGCGGCCCAGGAGCCCTAA